In Vibrio sp. 10N, the following proteins share a genomic window:
- the yidD gene encoding membrane protein insertion efficiency factor YidD: protein MASPVSPLAWLAIGLVYFYRWVISPLIGPRCRFNPTCSLYAIEALKAHGFVKGCWLSGKRLLKCHPLNEGGFDPVPPAQKQDRDK from the coding sequence ATGGCATCGCCTGTCTCGCCCCTCGCGTGGTTAGCAATCGGTCTCGTCTATTTTTATAGATGGGTCATCAGTCCTCTTATTGGGCCACGTTGTCGGTTCAACCCAACTTGCTCTCTTTATGCAATAGAAGCCCTTAAAGCTCACGGTTTTGTAAAAGGGTGTTGGTTATCAGGCAAACGTCTATTAAAATGCCATCCTTTGAATGAAGGGGGTTTTGACCCCGTACCACCAGCCCAAAAACAAGACAGAGATAAATAA
- the yidC gene encoding membrane protein insertase YidC → MDSQRNILLIGLALVSFLLFQQWQSYKNPAPVPTQQTQSSTLPAPSFADEHDPAPGHTTAAADKIITVKTDVLTLGVTTVGGDVVTANLNEYATELESSDPFELLKDSQGHQFIAQSGLVGPQGIDLSSTSRPAYSVSADSFTLADGQDELRVPMTFEANGISYTKTFILKRGKYDIDVEYTVNNNSGQNATFGMYAHLRQNLQDKGGSITMPTYNGGAYSTQDTRYKKYSFEDMQDRNLSLNLTDGQGWAAMIQHYFAAAWIPREAPGTNLYTRVIGNLGDIGVRMPNTTIADGQAATLTATLWAGPKLQSEMAEVAPNLDLVVDYGWLWFIAKPLHTLLSFIQGIVVNWGLAIICLTFIVRGAMYPLTKAQYTSMAKMRMLQPKLQAMRERIGDDRQRMSQEMMELYKKEKVNPLGGCLPILLQMPIFIALYWALMESVELRHSPFFGWIHDLSAQDPYFILPLLMGASMFLIQKMSPTTVTDPMQQKIMTFMPVMFTFFFLWFPSGLVLYWLVSNIVTLIQQTLIYRALEKKGLHSK, encoded by the coding sequence ATGGATTCTCAACGTAATATTCTGTTAATCGGTTTGGCTTTGGTTTCTTTTTTGCTGTTCCAACAATGGCAATCTTATAAGAACCCAGCACCAGTTCCGACTCAGCAGACGCAAAGCAGTACTCTACCTGCGCCATCTTTCGCTGATGAGCATGATCCTGCGCCAGGCCACACTACAGCGGCCGCAGATAAAATCATCACAGTGAAAACCGACGTACTGACCCTAGGTGTGACAACTGTGGGCGGTGATGTTGTTACCGCAAACCTTAACGAGTACGCAACCGAGTTGGAATCTAGCGACCCGTTTGAGCTACTAAAAGACTCTCAAGGTCACCAGTTTATTGCTCAAAGTGGTCTGGTAGGCCCTCAAGGTATCGACCTGAGCAGCACAAGCCGTCCAGCTTACTCAGTATCTGCAGACAGCTTCACGCTGGCTGACGGTCAAGACGAGTTACGTGTTCCGATGACATTCGAAGCGAATGGCATCAGCTACACCAAAACCTTCATTCTTAAGCGTGGCAAATACGACATTGATGTTGAATACACGGTAAACAACAACTCTGGTCAAAATGCAACGTTCGGCATGTACGCGCACCTTCGTCAAAATCTTCAAGACAAAGGCGGCAGCATCACAATGCCAACCTACAATGGCGGTGCTTACTCAACTCAAGACACTCGCTACAAAAAATACAGCTTCGAAGATATGCAAGATCGCAACCTGTCTCTTAACCTGACGGATGGTCAAGGTTGGGCAGCGATGATCCAGCACTACTTCGCAGCCGCGTGGATCCCACGCGAAGCACCGGGTACTAACCTCTACACTCGCGTGATTGGTAACCTAGGTGATATCGGTGTTCGTATGCCAAACACGACGATTGCCGATGGCCAAGCAGCAACACTTACAGCGACGCTATGGGCGGGTCCTAAACTGCAAAGCGAAATGGCAGAAGTTGCACCAAACCTAGACCTAGTAGTTGACTACGGCTGGTTATGGTTCATTGCGAAGCCACTTCACACGCTACTGTCGTTCATTCAAGGTATTGTGGTGAACTGGGGTCTAGCAATCATCTGTTTGACCTTCATCGTACGTGGTGCGATGTACCCACTAACCAAAGCACAGTACACCTCTATGGCGAAAATGCGTATGCTTCAGCCTAAGCTGCAAGCAATGCGTGAGCGTATTGGCGACGACCGTCAGCGCATGAGCCAAGAAATGATGGAACTGTACAAGAAAGAGAAAGTAAACCCACTGGGTGGCTGTCTACCAATCTTGCTACAGATGCCTATCTTCATCGCTCTGTACTGGGCACTGATGGAATCGGTTGAGCTACGTCACTCGCCATTCTTTGGTTGGATTCATGACCTTTCGGCTCAGGACCCATACTTCATTCTGCCTCTACTCATGGGCGCAAGTATGTTCCTGATCCAGAAGATGAGCCCAACGACGGTAACGGATCCAATGCAGCAGAAGATCATGACCTTTATGCCGGTTATGTTTACCTTCTTCTTCCTTTGGTTCCCATCAGGTCTCGTTCTTTACTGGTTGGTTTCTAACATCGTGACGCTTATCCAGCAAACGCTGATTTACCGAGCGCTCGAGAAGAAAGGTC